One region of Armigeres subalbatus isolate Guangzhou_Male chromosome 3, GZ_Asu_2, whole genome shotgun sequence genomic DNA includes:
- the LOC134219734 gene encoding origin recognition complex subunit 6, giving the protein MSGVENKLLIQMIHKLGLSEHEQLLPKSTELLRLLHLKSSGSATFNVGDYAKATICTDLACSLLGLPFDADIALKLTGMKKAAYASSKRCVEKILDISKTKGINEICVQLGLNNVQKEAFAMLENYKRYMEGGQSEVDFSHPQYATMAVFQACKKLKVKASKPKLVSCSHLKQNQWIILEKNWEKFLSNTQNGSVATKVEERNEGVDHGTVEEVAVVETRAAGLKHSSPESIEPYVNWKKRMLEKAYRELKALQTR; this is encoded by the exons atGTCCGGTGTAGAAAATAAGCTTCTTATTCAAATGATTCATAAACTAGGGCTTTCAGAGCATGAGCAATTATTACC AAAATCCACGGAATTACTAAGGTTGCTTCATCTCAAATCTTCTGGTTCCGCAACTTTCAATGTGGGCGACTATGCCAAAGCTACTATTTGCACCGATCTGGCTTGCAGTTTGCTTGGTCTTCCCTTTGACGCTGATATTGCTTTGAAATTGACTGGAATGAAGAAAGCGGCATACGCATCTAGCAAAAGATGTGTAGAGAAGATCCTCGATATTAGCAAAACCAAAGGCATCAACGAAATATGCGTTCAACTTGGTCTGAACAATGTCCAAAAGGAGGCATTCGCTATGTTGGAGAATTACAAACGATACATGGAAGGGGGTCAGTCCGAGGTGGATTTCTCCCATCCCCAATATGCGACCATGGCCGTTTTTCAAGCTTGCAAAAAACTGAAAGTGAAAGCATCTAAGCCTAAACTTGTTTCATGTAGTCACTTGAAACAAAACCAATGGATCATATTAGAGAAAAATTGGGAAAAATTTCTGTCTAACACTCAGAACGGATCGGTGGCCACAAAAGTTGAAGAGCGCAACGAAGGAGTGGACCACGGTACTGTAGAAGAGGTGGCGGTGGTGGAGACCCGTGCAGCCGGTTTGAAACACAGTTCGCCGGAGAGTATCGAGCCATATGTCAACTGGAAGAAACGAATGCTGGAGAAAGCTTACCGAGAGTTGAAGGCACTGCAGACGCGATAG